The region GGCCTTCTTCTGGAGGCCGGTCAGTTCCTCGCAGCCGCCGACGGCCAGGTCGAGCAGCTTGTCGAGCAGTTCGCGGTCGAACGCCGCGCCCTCGGCGGTGCCCTGCACCTCGATGAACTTCCCGTCGCCGGTGAGGACGACGTTCATGTCGATGTCGGCGACGGAGTCCTCGAGGTAGTTGAGGTCCAGCCGGGGCTGGCCCTGGACGACGCCGACGCTGACCGCGGCCAGGGAGCCGGTGAGCGGGTTGTTCTTGAGGTTGCGGCGCTTGCGCAGCCACTTCACGGCGTCGGCGAGGGCCACGTACGCGCCGGTGATGGCGGCGGTGCGGGTGCCGCCGTCGGCCTGGAGGACGTCGCAGTCCAGGGTGATGGTGTGCTCCCCCATCGCCTTGAAGTCGACGACCGCGCGCAGGGAGCGGCCGATGAGGCGGGAGATCTCGTGGGTGCGGCCGCCGAT is a window of Nocardiopsis changdeensis DNA encoding:
- the rph gene encoding ribonuclease PH, which codes for MARPDGRVPTQLRPVTITRNWLRQAEGSALIEFGDTRVLCAATVEDGVPRWRRGTGEGWVTAEYAMLPRATDTRGARESVRGKIGGRTHEISRLIGRSLRAVVDFKAMGEHTITLDCDVLQADGGTRTAAITGAYVALADAVKWLRKRRNLKNNPLTGSLAAVSVGVVQGQPRLDLNYLEDSVADIDMNVVLTGDGKFIEVQGTAEGAAFDRELLDKLLDLAVGGCEELTGLQKKALAE